Proteins from one Anastrepha obliqua isolate idAnaObli1 chromosome 2, idAnaObli1_1.0, whole genome shotgun sequence genomic window:
- the LOC129238788 gene encoding uncharacterized protein LOC129238788, which translates to MKFFTAVLLLVCLIVACTAQRGGGGGGGGGPYGGGGGGPYGGGGGPYGGGGGGPYGGGGGPYGGGGGGPYGGGGGGGYKR; encoded by the coding sequence ATGAAGTTCTTTACAGCTGTGCTGCTTTTGGTGTGCCTAATTGTTGCGTGTACTGCTCAACGCGGTGGAGGCGGAGGTGGCGGCGGTGGTCCGTATGGAGGAGGTGGTGGCGGCCCCTATGGTGGCGGCGGTGGGCCTTACGGAGGTGGCGGCGGTGGTCCTTATGGTGGTGGAGGTGGCCCATACGGTGGAGGCGGTGGTGGACCAtatggtggtggtggcggcggaGGTTACAAGCGTTAA